The following is a genomic window from Paenibacillus thiaminolyticus.
AGCGGATTTGGATTGAGGATGAGCGTTCGGTTCGGGCGCGAATTGAACTGGCCGATCGGCTGGGTCTTGGAGGAATTGCCGTCTGGGCCCGCACGTTCGCCAGTGATGACATATGGGATGTGCTGCGTTATCCGCCGGTTCCTTAATATGAAGAAGACAAGCCGCTTTCCCGGAAGGGAGGCGGCTTGTCTTATGTACTCGTCAAGACTTCGGCGCGGACGCAGCCGATTCGGCTGGATCTTCATCGGACAGCCCTGCATTGGCTTGCGCAGGATCGAAGGTCAGGATAGTCCGGCAGAACATGCAGCGGTCCGTCTTGCCGATCATTTTCGTCGGCTGGCCGCATTCCGGGCACTCCAGCGCGACGACACTCGTGGAGAGCATGCCGGCCCAAAAATAAATTCCCATGCTTCCCAATAGAAGAATGCCGCCAAGCACCATGAATACCGCAGCGAACGGACGGCCTTGCACGCCCCACATCAATATGCCGGAGGTGCCCAAGATCATCATACCCATGCCTGCTAAAATAAGGACGAGCCCCCACAACCGAAATTCACTAAGCTTGCTTGTCTTAAATAGCCGAGTGTTCATCATGAGCCTCCCAATACATATCTTGAAAATGTTTTGCAAAATAGAAGGAAAGAGAGAATCTATGTAGAATTATAAACATGAATCAAGACAAAAGGAAGCTTGTTGGCAAGAAAGTCGAAAAAGCGTGGGATTCATATGAAGCAAGCAGTAGACAAGGTCAAGGTGGAGCAATGGTTGAACGCGACGCACATTCAAGGCATTCTTCGGTTGACCCCTGACTCAAGGAAGCTGGCAGTACAGGAATACAACAGGTGTGATCGCCTGTATATCGTTATCGATGAACAGTGTCCGTCTTCTCCCTATCATACACAGACGGAGCAGGACAGCTCCATCACGCAGTGGCTATTCATTCATCCGGAGCAGTGGAGAGCATGGAGCACATCAATGGAGGGTCTGCCTATGATGTCTTCCTTTGGACGAGCAGAGATTATCGCCGATCGCAGCGGTATGTTGGCGGAATGGCAGCAGCTGCATCAGGCGGACGGCAAGGAACTATTTCAATCGGAATACATGAAGATGTATGCGATGTTCCTGGATTGCTATTCCCAAGCCAAGCAATTTGCAGGCGCAGGACATATGCTGGATGCTTATCGCTTCGTGGATCAAGCGTTCTATTATTGGGCGCGCATTGCCGTGATGGAACAGAAGGAAATACCGTCGCCAGCTCTGTGGCAGCAGGTCAAGCTATTGAATCTTGGTGTATACAAAATGTATGAGGAGTTTACGACAAGCACAGAGACTTTGGCCCAGCGAATTGAGCTGGCGCTGCTCGCTTGCGAGTTTTCTCTCTCTACCAAGAGCGCGGAATGCTGTCATCCGTTATTGGAATGGATTAAAGAACACGGCGCGCCGGTCGCTATTACGGACGTGCTGCAGCATGCCGAATTCAGGGCGCTTACCGAATATTTGCCCATGTTGTTGAAGAAGCTCGCTTATCGCGGATATTTGCGCGAGAAGCTGGTTGACCATCCATCTCCTTACGAGGAATTGGGTGGAACGCCGGCCTATGAATGGGCGGGTTAGCCATATATGAACCACTCTGCCGCATCCAATCGGGATGCGGCGTAATTTTTTTAAAAAAGGGATTGACTTCACTGGAATGGATATGATACATTAATATTCGCCCTTCTGAAAGAGGCAAGTGTGGAACTAACCGTTCGAAAGTAACTTAAAAAAAGTTGAAAAAAACACTTGACTTAAAATAGGGCGATATGATATATTATAAGAGTCGCTGCTGAACGCAGCGAAGAGATGAAGCGAAGGGCTGAAGCGCGGATAACGCGGCGGTCGATAAGCTTCGGAAGATGATTGTTCTTTGAAAACTGAACAACGAGTGATGTTTGTGC
Proteins encoded in this region:
- a CDS encoding DUF2614 family zinc ribbon-containing protein, coding for MNTRLFKTSKLSEFRLWGLVLILAGMGMMILGTSGILMWGVQGRPFAAVFMVLGGILLLGSMGIYFWAGMLSTSVVALECPECGQPTKMIGKTDRCMFCRTILTFDPAQANAGLSDEDPAESAASAPKS